TGAGGGCAGGTGCTGACAAGATTGCCATCAATACTGCAGCTGTAACCAATCCCGAGCTGATCTTAGACGGAGCGAGAAGATTCGGCTCGCAGTGTATTGTAGTGGCTGTAGACGCCAAGTACAATGCGGAATGGGGAGATTGGGAAGTGTTCACCCATGGAGGCCGTAAGCCTACGGGCATGAGAGCCTTAGCCTGGATCCAGGAGGCTGAAGCGAAAGGAGCGGGCGAGATCCTGCTGACGAGTATGGATGCCGATGGTACTAAGGATGGCTTCGATCTTGCGCTAACGAAGGTGGTTAGCAGTCAGGTTGGCATACCGGTGATCGCTTCCGGCGGAGCTGGCAAGATGGCAGATTTCTACGACGTATTCACGGAAGGACAGGCGGATGCTGCGCTAGCGGCGACGATCTTTCATTATAAAGAAGTAGCAGTACCTGAGCTTAAGGCAGACTTGAAGGCTAGAGGGGTGGAAGTAAGATGACGATGAATCAGCCGCTACAATTGGCATTATCATATACGGAGCTGAAGCAGAATATAAAATGGGATGCGGATGGGCTTATCCCTACGGTCGTCCAGGATGCTGCTACAAAGGATGTGCTGATGCTCGCCTATATGAATGAAGACTCGCTGCAGAAATCGATTGAGACGGGCCAAACCTGGTTCTGGAGCCGTTCTCGCTCCGAGCTGTGGAATAAAGGGGCTACTTCAGGCAATACGCAGCAAATTCTCTCGCTGAATTACGATTGTGACGGGGATACGCTGCTAGCACTCGTGAGCCCGCAGGGTCCGGCTTGTCATACGGGGGAGACAACTTGTTTCTACCGGTTGTTAGCTTCTGCCGATCAAGAGGGACTAGCAACAGAGAGATCGGTTACGGAGAGTCTGAATCAGGCTACGACGCCAACTTCAAATGCTTCGCCACAGGAAGCAGCAGGTATTTCCGAAGCAGACAGCCGTTTTGCCGTATTAGCTGAATTGGAGAGTCTGATTGCCCAGCGTTATATTGAACGTCCTGAAGGAGCTTATACGACTTACCTGTTCGAGAAAGGCATTGATAAAATCCTGAAGAAGGTAGGCGAAGAGACAGCAGAATCGATTATCGCCGCCAAAAATCAGGATAACGACGAGCTGCGATACGAGGTCAGTGATCTCATCTATCATTTGCTGGTACTGCTGCGGGAGAGAAACCTGCCGCTGGATGATATTATGGCTGAGCTGGAGCGCCGACACGAGCGTCCGCGTCGTGATTAAGGGCGGAGGTGAGGCGATATGCTTATAGATTACCATACGCATCATGCCCGCTGCGGGCACGCCGTTGGAACACTCGAGGAGTATATCCAGCGTGGTATCGAAATCGGCTTGTCCCAAATCGGAGTCTCCGATCATATGCCGCTTCTGCATGTAAACCCGCAGACTTATTATCCAGAGATGGCTATGCCAATGGAAGAGCTGCCACGATACGTGGAGGAAGCATTTGAGCTGAAGCAGAAATATGCTTCTTCGATTTCAGTACGGGTTGGGCTTGAGGCCGATTATATTGAAGGCTGGGAGAACGAGATTGCGAAGATCATCAATGATTACCCGTGGGATTATGTCATTGGCTCGGTACATTTCCTTGAGGAATGGGATGTCTCCGATTTCCGTCAGGTCCATCATTGGGAAGGACGGGACGTATTCGAGGTATACCAAACCTATTATGACGCTGTGCAGAAAGCGGCCAGAACAGGATTCTATGATATCATGGGGCATTTGGACGTGATCAAGCGGTTCAATTATAAGCCGGAGGGGCGTCAGCAAGAAGTGGCCGAACTGGAGCAAAAGACTCTAACTGCTATTGCTGAGGCTGGTATAGCGATGGAATTGAATGCTTCGGGACTAACGAAGCCGTGCGCAGAGATGTTCCCTTGCGACAGAATATTGAAGGCTGCGATAGAATTGGGCATTCCGTTAACGGTCGGTTCTGATGCCCACGACCCGAAGAAGCTAAGCGAGAACCTGGATATCGCCCGTAGTACATTGTGTAAGCTGGGGGTTCGTGAATTGGCGACGTTCGAACAGCGGCAGAGGGTGATGGTGCCATTGCAGCTCAAGAGCGGCCATAAATAATGTTCGGCTGTAGTGATATAATAGTGTTAGCAACTTTAAGGGTATTGAACAAGCAATTCAATGAACTCTAGGAGGGCATTATGGAAGGCAAGTTACGGATTTTCGCAGGCTCTTCCAACCCGGTACTGACGCGGCAAATTTGTGAGCGGTTGGGGGTTGAACCAGGTAGAATCACTTTGTCCCGCTTCAAGAGCGGTGAGATTTACGTTCATTATGAGGAGAGCATCCGCAATTGCGATGTGTTCCTGGTCCAATCTCTGGCGCATCCGATTAATGAGCTGTTCGTTGAATTGCTCGTGATGATAGATGCTGCCAAGCGGGCTTCGGCCCGAACGATTAATATCATTATGCCTTATTACGGCTATGCGAGACAGGAGCGCAAGTCGGCTCCGCGCGAGCCGATCTCGGCCAAGATGGTAGCCGATGTACTTACTACAGCCGGGGCGAGTCGGGTTGTAACTATCGACTTGCATGCGGCGGCCATACAGGGCTTCTTCAACATTCCTGTCGATCATTTGACTGCGCTGGATTTAATGACAGATTATCTGAAGTCACAGAATATCTCTAACCCGGTCGTCGTATCCCCGGATGCGGGACGAGCCTCTATGGCAGAGAAGCTCGCCAATGGTCTTGATGCCCCGTTCGCAATCATGATTAAGAAGCGTCCAGCCCATAACGAATCGGTCATTACACATGTGATTGGCGATGTAGAAGGCTATACGCCCATCATTATCGAGGATTTGATTGATACAGGTTCAACGATTGTCAATGTGGCCCAGGGATTGAAGGAGCGCGGGGCAGGCGAAGCTATTGTGTGTGCGACGCACGGTCTGTTCTCGGACCACGCGGAGGAGAGACTGCGTCATCCTTGGATCTCCCAAGTGGTCATCACGGACTCGATTGCCCAACCGGATCAGCATGGTCCGCATGTTACTGTCCTATCCGTAGCTCCTATGCTGGCTCGGGCAACCCAATACATTCTTGATGGCGGTTCGATTGCTACGCTGTTCAAAGACCAGGGGATATAATAAACTGACATTTAGCCTACCCTGGCTTTGCAGCATAATCGGGTATGTTCTATTATGAAATCGAATACAAGTATTTAGAGTATTTGATTCTCTGACTCATGACTCCCCCTCTACTATTTCCTGAGCTTAGTAACTAGCCAATATACCAAGCCACCCATACATGCTAGTATGAATGCGATTGCGATTAAGGTAATAATTATATTTCCCCAGAAGATCTCCACCACAAATTATCCTACCTCTTCCAAAAAAATATATGACCAATAATCTTTTTACCATTTATGTTGGAAGTTACATCGCTAAATATTAGATTTATCATGCGCTTTCATTTAACAACCGTAATTCTCCAAATGCATTTATCATGGGAGGACGGGGTTGGCTGTGTTATACTGTGAAATGGATAGCATTCAAAAGATGTTGTTTTGAACATGTATTTTAAAAGAATGAATTAAAGAAGGAGGTGCCTTGTTTGAAAGAGACTCAACAACCTGGAAGAAGAAGCAAGCGGGCCAAAGTGCTGCCTATATCTATGGATGCTGGCTTTTTCTTTGAGAGAGCTGTCTCTTCATTGGATCGTTTTCACTATGACAAGGCATTGAAGTATTTTCGCAAAGCAGTAGAGTATGAACCGGATAATCCGGTCAATCATTGCAATATGGCAGGCATCCTGTCGGAGATGGGCGATTACGAGGCTTCAAACGCCGCCTTGTCCGTTATACTGGAGAAGATCGATCCTGCGATGACAGAGTGCTATTTTTATATGGCAAATAATTATGCGAATATGGATATGTTTGAAGAAGCGGAGAACGCACTAATTACTTATTTAGAAGAGGACCCGAACGGTCAATTTCTAGCCGAGGCTGAGGAAATGATGGAACTGCTCCAATATGAGCTTGAACGTCCTGCAAAGGTAACGAAGATCAAGTCATTGGCTGGTGTTCTGGAGCATGACCGAGCCCGCGAGCTGTTAGAGCAGGGTAAATTCACCGAAGCCGTGAAGCTGCTGGAGAGCATCGTGGAAGGTCAGCCCGATTTCTGGGCGGCGCGCAACAACTTGGCTCTGGGTTATTACTATATGGGGCAATGTTCTAAGGCCATCGAGACGATATATGGGGTGCTTGAGCAGGAACCTGGCAATTTGCATGCCTTATGCAATTTAGCCATTCTGTATCAGCATGAGGGAGAGACTGCATTACTGCTGGAGCTTGAACACAGGCTTCGCAAGATTGTTCCCTTCCATCAAGAGCATCTATTTAAATTAGCAACGACGATGGGAGTACTTGGTGCACATGATGTGGCATACAGACATTTCCGGCGTCTACTCAAGGACGAGGATTTAAGGTTGGACCCGGCTCTTTATCACTATACCGCTGTAGCCGCGTGTAATATTGGGCGATTCACTGAGGCAGAGGTGTTATGGCGTCATGTAGATAGGCTTGAACCGGGCAGTGAGGTATCCGAGTATTACTTAAGCCAGATTGAAGAGATGTCAGCAGGAACGAGACCGGTACCGATCCATTATCATTATCATCTCCCATTCGAGGAGCAGATCAAGCAATGGGAGCAGCCGGGGGAAGGGGTTCCGGCCGATCTAGCTGATAATCCGTTGGTTCGATCCTCTTTCTTCTGGGCCCTGCGTTATGGGGATAATCGAACCAAGCTTCAAGTTATTCAAGCATTTGGTCTTATAGGTGATCATGAAGTGGAAGAGGCGCTGAAGTCGTTCCTGCTGGAGCCGAATGAAGATCTCTATCTGAAGGATCTGGCACTATATGTACTGCGTAGTCTCGGTGTTAATTACGAATTGCCTGTATGTACCGGGGAAGCAACGCTTATGATAGACCCGAGCCAAACTTCGCCGCAGCTTCCGATCTGGAAGCACGAGTGGCAGGCCGTATTGGATTTGGCTAGTGAGCATATGCGCAGCAACACAGATATCAAGCAGCAACATGACTTGGAATCATTATGGGTGCAATATTTGAACTTATCTTATCCTGATACTCCATCGATTTCACATATTGAAGGCTGGGCAGCTGCATTGGAATATCTCACAGCAAAAATGAATCACCGCCCTATGTCCTATGAGAAGATAGCGGAGCGGTACGGTATTTCGTCTTCGACGGTAAGAAGATATTGTCGCCGAATTGATGAGGTATGCGGAGCAGAGGGCGCGTCAAAGACGATCTTCCCGATGTGTAAATAACAATTGAAATCATTCTGTGATCCTAATGAGCCGATTTCTTCCTCCCTGATATGGGAGGGAAGGATCGGCATTTTTGCGTCTCATTAAAGGTGAATGGAATGAAACTTATGTCCGCATAGAATATAAAATGCTTGACGGAACAATCCTAATCTATATCTAAGTTATATACTTCGAATGAATATATATCCTGATTGGAGAGGGATCACAATGTATAAATCAATTGTTATTGGCACAGGTCCATCTGGCCTGACGGCAGCGATCTATCTGGCACGAGCCAATCTGAATCCATTGGTGATCGAGGGGGTTCAGCCGGGAGGACAGTTAACGACGACGACAGAGGTGGAGAATTTCCCGGGCTTCCCCGAAGGCATTCTGGGACCGGAACTGATGGATCGGATGCGCAAGCAGGCCGAGCGTTTTGGTGCGGAATTCAAAAATGGATGGGTGAAGAAGGTTGATTTCTCAGATAAGCCATTGAGACTCACTCTGGAAGGCGGGGAAGAACTTACTTCGGAGACGGTTATCGTATCTACGGGCGCCTCAGCAAGATATCTTGGCATTCCTGGAGAGCAGGATAATGTCGGGCGTGGAGTAAGTACTTGCGCGACCTGTGATGGCTTTTTCTTCCGCGGCAAAGGGATTATCGTCGTCGGAGGCGGTGATTCAGCGATGGAAGAAGCGGGATTTCTGACCCGGTTCGCTACGAGCGTAACGGTGGTACACCGCCGTGATGAGCTTCGTGCCTCTAAGATTATGCAGGAACGGGTGCGGAAGAATGAGAAGGTGAAATGGGCGCTAAATCGGATACCGCTTGAAGTTGCTACAGATGATGGAGGTGCTGTGATTGGCTTGAAGGTGCGTAACAACGCGAATGGACAGGAGGAGTTGATCGAAGCGGAAGGAGTATTCGTCGCCATCGGCCACACTCCGAATACGAAGTTCCTGGAAGGCGTAGTGAAGACGGATGAACATGGTTACATCGTCGTTGCACCAGGCACCACCAGGACCAGTATTCCGGGGGTATTCGCTTGCGGCGATGTACAGGATACGCACTATCGCCAGGCGATTACGGCCGCAGGTTCAGGCTGTATGGCTGCAATGGATTGCGAGAAGTATCTGGAAGGGGATATGGTCCATGATTGGAGCAAAATGCTCTAGCAGCTATAAGAAAACTGGCCTTTTTGAACACGTATTTTATGGGCTATATCCAGCCCTTCTCTTCTGCAATTCGGACAGCTTCCATCCGATTTTTGGCCTCGAGCTTATTAATGATCTCGGATATATAATTACGCACCGTGCCATAGGATAAATGCATCGACTTGGCGATATCCGCTGCGCTGCCTCCTTGAGCAGCCAGCTTGAGAATATTGATCTCTCTGGCTGTTAACGGATTCTCATTGTGCAAGCTGCCGAAGATGAGCTCCGGAGAAACTTCGCGATGTCCTGCCATGACTCGGCGGATCGCTTCGGCTAGTCTGTCGCTGGGCTCATCCTTAAGTAAGTATCCATGGATATTCGCCTTGATGGCCCGTTCAAAATAACCTGGACGTGCGAAGGTGGTCAGGATGATAACGCGGCAAGGGAGTGCCCTAGCCTGTATCTCTTCTGCGACGTCAAGACCGCTGAGCTGCGGCATCTCAATATCCATGAGACAGATGTCCGGTTGAAGTTTGCAGATCAGCTCCAGTGCCTCAGCACCGTCTGACGCCTGTCCAATGACCTCAATATCATCCTCAAGATCAAGCAGAGAAGCCAGGGCTCCGCGCAGGAGGCGCTGGTCTTCTGCGATCAGAATCTTAAACATGCTGTCTCACCATCTTCCCGTTCTTTAATAATCTGTGGTATTGTCACGGTCATCATCATCCCCTGTCTAGCTCCGGCTGCTACTGATAGGGAGCCTTCGATGAGGGACAGTCGTTCACACATCCCGTTCAATCCGTTGCCATACCTAATGCTCGCCTGATCCTGCTGCGCGGGACCGATCCCGTTATCCTCGATTTGAACTGTAATTTTCCGCTCTGTTCTTGCTATCGTGATCTGGCAGTGCGTAGCTTGGCTATGCTTGACGATATTCGTAACCCCTTCCTTGATACAGAGGCTAATGATGTTCTGATTCAAGAGGGCAACATCCTCCAGCGTCGCATCTCCTTTGATCTCCAGCTTGATATTCGCCACCTTCAATATCTTGGCCGTCTCAGCCAGCTCTTCAGCAACTGTGATGGCTCTCATATCAGAGACAAGCTCCCTCACTTGCCGTAATGCGGCCCGCGACGTCTGATAGATTTCCCTCGCCTCATTTTGGGCACGCTGCGGATCCTTGGTTGTCATTTTCTCAACGAGTTGGCTCTTCAATATGATCAATGACAGCGTGTGCCCCAGTGTATCATGCAGATCACGAGCGATGCGAACCCGCTCCTCCCGCTTGACGAGCTCCTTGATTCGTTCATTGGCTTGATCCAGCTCCTTCTCCAACTGCTGCCGACGGTTCATAGAGCGAATGCCAAATGGAGAGACCAGCATAATGAGGAAGAAGGGGATACTGAACAACATCTCTTGAATCTGCATTTGTTTCACTAGAAGGATCACTGGTGTTGATTCCACGGCGGCAAAGGCAGTCATAGCAATCTTGAATTTTCGCTTGTCCGTGAACCAGCCGATGAAATTGGCGGTATAGAAGCCCATATAGAGGTTGTAGAAGCTGTAGAACCCGCTCATGATGGAGATAATCAGCATCTGCAGTCCAAGCCAATAGGAGAAGCTTCTGCCCGTGGCAAAATATAATTGACGATACGTTAAGACGAACAAGCCGATCATCATATAACCGATAATCAGCTTGATCCCGGATTCATTCTGAATGTTGATGATTGGCATAATGATATATATTAGCCATATATAAGGGAAAAATCCGTATTTTCTAGGGAACATTCAGAGAACTCCTTCCTACGGCATTACGATTAAATCGCTTCTTGCTTCCTTCTTGTATATATGGATATTAACATAAATAGGATAAAGTAGCCTGCCAATATGAGAATATTACTCCATTCCGGAGGATTCCCTTGGACAAGCTCCCAAGCTCCGTTGCCGAAGTTGTAAGAAGGCATCCATTTACCGATATTTTGCATGATGTTGGGCAATATCTCGAGCGGCATCCACATCCCTCCCAGAAGGGCCATCACTAGATATAAGGCATTACTTACACCAGAGGCGGTGTCAACCCGCTTCATGCACCCGACAAGTGTGCCTAGTGCCAAGAATGGCGAGGAGGCTATCAGAAGCCATAGTCCACAATAAATCCAAGTAAGTGCTGGCAATGAGACGCCGTTAATTAGGTAGCCTGCTACGAAGATGAAAATGATCGATGTTAGATGCATAATCGTCTGTCCGAACATTTTACCCAGAAAATATATCGCTCCCGGAAGCGGGGTAACGCGCATAAATGTGCTCCAGCCATGGTTGCGTTCCTGTACGATACGTATGCCTAATGTCATTATAGCCGAGCCCATGATGCTGAAAGCAGCCATCGACATGAGATAATGATTATTCCAGGCTGCAGCGTCGGGAGCTCCAGTACTAATGATACGAGTAAAGAGAAAATAGAAGACGATCGGCATAGCCAATGACCAGAATACATAATAGGGATTACGGAATATCCGTAGTAGCTCCATTTTGAATTGTGTAATTACTAGTTTCATATCGCGGTCTCCTCCTGGGTCATCGTTAACTGCTCAAATACTTCATCAAGGCTTCCAGAGTGAATCTTTATATCCCGGACAGGGAGTCCGGCTGCAAAGATGGCGGCAAGCGCGGCATCGGTGTTGTCGGTGGATACATAAATTCTTCCGTCTCGGTTATAGCAGTTCGTAACCGGTGGCAATAAGCTAAGCTTGGCTCGCAATTCCGGTCCGTCCTCATCGGATAGAAAGGACAGGGAGCTATGGATGATCCTCGACTTGATCTCTCCTGGAGACCCATCGGCTACGATTGATCCTTGGTTGAACAGGATGATGCGGTTTGCCGTATCATCAGCCTCCTGCAGATAATGGGTGGTGAATAGAATTGTCTTGCCTTGTTTGGCCAGCTTATGCACCGTCTCCCAGAAGCGGCGTCTTGCCATGGTATCGAGACCAACGGTAGGCTCATCGAAGAACAGTACCTCCGGATCGCCGGCCAGTGCCATGGCGAAGCCCAGGCTACGCTTCTGTCCGCCGGATAGCTTCTCGGTATAGCGGTTCAAGTCGCTAGGCGTTAGACCGGTGAGATGGATAAGGAATTCCATGTCCATGGGATTCGGATAATAGTTGCGAGTCAGTTCGAGAATCTCTCGCACCTTCAAGCGATCCATGATGCTGACATGCTGCAGCATGACTCCGATTCGTTCTCTGACGGACCGTTCTTTGGGCGAGCGGCCAAACAGCTTGACCGTTCCTTGGGATGGCTCCAGCAGGCCGAGCATCATCGAGAGTGTGGTCGTCTTCCCGGCTCCATTAGGGCCAAGGATGGCTGTGACAGAGCCCGGTTCGATTTGAAATGATACATCATTTACAGCTATTCTATGGTTAAAGGTTTTGCTCGTGTTACGCAGTTCAATAATAGGATTCAAGATATTCGCCTCCATAACTTAAAGTACATGACCTTTATGTCGTAATTTAAAGATATAGAATTTTCAAAAACCTTAGTAGTAAGCTTTGTCATGACTTCAAAGTGACAGATGTCATAAATATGAATGGATGTTCTATTCTTAACTTGATCCTCTAGGAGGCTAATGATGAAGACGAGAAAATCGATCTACGAACTGGTGGAGACAAGCGATACTTTACCGTTTGATGTCTCCTTGCATAGTGTGAATTATGTGCCGAGCCACTGGCATAACAGTGTGGAGATGATCTTTGTCCTCCGGGGAAGCCTGGAAGTGACGGTGGGTCATAAGCAGCAGACGTTGTCAGAGGGCGATGTCAAACTGATTAATTCGGGGCATGTACATGAGGTAATTGGCTTCCACAACAACATCATCGCGACTTTTCTAATTCCTGATACCTTCATTAAGGGGAATATCAAAGGTGTGGAGCATGCTTACTTCGATTGTGATTCCAGTACGGCGGGCAAGGAATCCCGTCCTGCTCTGGATCGCATTCGTCAGCTGCTGGCGGAGATGGTACAGATGACATATAAACGAGGCGAGGTATACGAGCTGGAAATGCGGATTCGTATGTTGAGCGTATTTTCGATTCTAATGCAGCGGTTCCGGACAGAAGAGCCGGAGGGAGAAGGTGCGATTAAGGAAAAATATATGGATCGCATGCTGCGCATTATCAATTACATAGAAGAGCATTATCAAGAACCGATCACGCTGCAGGAAATTGCGGAGAAGGAGTTTTTATCTGTTCCGTATTTATCGAAGTTCCTGGGCGAGCAGATCGGTCTGAATTTCCAATCATTTGTAAGTGGAATACGCTTGAAAAATGCAGTGGACGACATGCTTAATCATATGGAGACGCCGGTCAATGAAATTGCGCTGAAGCACGGCTTCCCCAATTCGAAATCGTTCTATACTGTGTTTAAAAATCGTTATCATATGACCCCAAGCGAGTATCGCAGACAGTACAATCCGGTCATGGGTAAGACGAATGAGAGAATATCGCAGGGCTACCTCGCCTTCAATAGGGCTAGCGCGCTTGGAATCATTAATCAGTATTTGCAGCGAAGCCAATCCGGTCAGGAGCTGCAGGTTCTGGGAATCGAAGTAATTAATAAGGCTATTGACTTGTCTATACAGGGGCGGCAGCTAAGGCATACCTGGAAGAATCTCATCACGATCGGCAAGGCCAAGGAAGGACTGCATGAAGATGTGCGGAATCAGCTGCGTTATTTGCAGCAGCGCTGTCCTTTTCGGGAGATTCGCTTCCACGGAATATTTGATGACGGTATGATGATCTATCACGAGGATGAGGGGCAGCCTTATTATAACTTTCGCTTTGTAGACCAGCTCTTCGACTTTTTATTATCCATCGGTTTGAAGCCGTTTATCGAGTTAGGGTTCATGCCTTCTGAGCTTGCGGCTGAACAGAGCAAGTCGGTATTCTTCATCCCCAGCTTCGTGAGCGGACCAAGCTCCATAGAGCGCTGGTGTGAGCTGTTGGATCGGTTTCTGCGTCACTGCATCAACCGGTATGGCCGTGAAGAGGTAGAGAGCTGGAAGCTTGAATTCTGGAACGAGCCGGAGCTGGCCGTATTCTGGCCGGGGACAGTGGATGAATATAATGAGTTCTATCTGCATTCGTATCGTGCAGTGAAACGGGTCGCAGGCAGATTGCAGATCGGCGCACCAGGGCGGATTATCTCGACGGATACGGTAGCGTATTTTCACAATTTCATTGCATTTTGCCAGGAGCATGATTGTTTGCCTGATTTTCTTCCGGTCCATTTCTACCCTCATGAGGATCTCATCGAGAATGATCATCGCAAATTAGAGCATTTGTATACCATGAGCAACTTGTCCTTCCGTGTTGTCATGGAGCAATTTGTATCGATATCACCGAACCCCGATATTCTTCGGGATATGCTGGCGCAAGAGAAAAGAATGCTGGATGATCTGGGACTATCTCACCTCGATCTATATTTGACAGAGTGGAACTCTACGGCGTACCATCGTGAATTGACGAATGATACGCTATACAAGGCGTCCTATATTGCGAAGAATATCGTCGAGAATCTGGATAGCATTGAAGGCTTCGGGTACTGGGTGCTTAGTGACAATATCGAAGAGACACCAGCATCGGAGCAATTGTTCCATGGAGGTCTTGGTCTGATCGCCCAATACGGGATTCCTAAGGCTGCGATGACAGCTTATGAGCTTCTGTCCAAGCTGGGAGATCGGCTGATTGCCCAAGGCGATGGTTATGTCGTAACCGAAGCTCGCGGTAGTTATCAAGTGCTAAGCTATAATTACTGTCACTTCGATGATCTGTATGCGCTGGGGGATAACTCATTTATTAACGCAACGAATCGTTATAACGGATTTAAGAATGAAAAGGTCGCTAAGCTGGAGCTGGATCTTCAAGGAATTCCCGAAGGAAGGTACCGGATGGAGACCCACTCTGTATCACGTCAGCAAGGCAGCAGTTATGATGAATGGGTCAGGATGGGGGCGCCGGATTATGTAACGGAAGAGGATAGTGTCTATTTGACCGCTGCCTCGCGTCCCCAGAAGCATATACAGGAGATTGAAATTCATGGCGGAATGACCTATATAGCACAGCTTGAGCCGCATGCATTAGAATTGATGGTGCTGACACCTCTGCTTTAAGGGACAAGGAGATGTATGGCGAGTATGTCGTTATTTAATGTCCTTTCCGGTCCAGAATGAAGCGCTTGCATAAAAATGATTAAAAATAACCCTACAAGAAGCTAATTAAGCGCCTGTCGGAAGACGGGCGTTATTTTATATCATAGATATATGAAAGCGCTGTCAAATATGTAGTTATCATAAGGGGGTCCTTCTAATGGCAGAGTCCAAAATAAGAGGGCAAGTCGTAACACCGCTAGGAAGATTAACATCCGGCATCATGCT
The window above is part of the Paenibacillus lutimineralis genome. Proteins encoded here:
- a CDS encoding GH39 family glycosyl hydrolase; amino-acid sequence: MKTRKSIYELVETSDTLPFDVSLHSVNYVPSHWHNSVEMIFVLRGSLEVTVGHKQQTLSEGDVKLINSGHVHEVIGFHNNIIATFLIPDTFIKGNIKGVEHAYFDCDSSTAGKESRPALDRIRQLLAEMVQMTYKRGEVYELEMRIRMLSVFSILMQRFRTEEPEGEGAIKEKYMDRMLRIINYIEEHYQEPITLQEIAEKEFLSVPYLSKFLGEQIGLNFQSFVSGIRLKNAVDDMLNHMETPVNEIALKHGFPNSKSFYTVFKNRYHMTPSEYRRQYNPVMGKTNERISQGYLAFNRASALGIINQYLQRSQSGQELQVLGIEVINKAIDLSIQGRQLRHTWKNLITIGKAKEGLHEDVRNQLRYLQQRCPFREIRFHGIFDDGMMIYHEDEGQPYYNFRFVDQLFDFLLSIGLKPFIELGFMPSELAAEQSKSVFFIPSFVSGPSSIERWCELLDRFLRHCINRYGREEVESWKLEFWNEPELAVFWPGTVDEYNEFYLHSYRAVKRVAGRLQIGAPGRIISTDTVAYFHNFIAFCQEHDCLPDFLPVHFYPHEDLIENDHRKLEHLYTMSNLSFRVVMEQFVSISPNPDILRDMLAQEKRMLDDLGLSHLDLYLTEWNSTAYHRELTNDTLYKASYIAKNIVENLDSIEGFGYWVLSDNIEETPASEQLFHGGLGLIAQYGIPKAAMTAYELLSKLGDRLIAQGDGYVVTEARGSYQVLSYNYCHFDDLYALGDNSFINATNRYNGFKNEKVAKLELDLQGIPEGRYRMETHSVSRQQGSSYDEWVRMGAPDYVTEEDSVYLTAASRPQKHIQEIEIHGGMTYIAQLEPHALELMVLTPLL
- a CDS encoding ABC transporter permease; the encoded protein is MKLVITQFKMELLRIFRNPYYVFWSLAMPIVFYFLFTRIISTGAPDAAAWNNHYLMSMAAFSIMGSAIMTLGIRIVQERNHGWSTFMRVTPLPGAIYFLGKMFGQTIMHLTSIIFIFVAGYLINGVSLPALTWIYCGLWLLIASSPFLALGTLVGCMKRVDTASGVSNALYLVMALLGGMWMPLEILPNIMQNIGKWMPSYNFGNGAWELVQGNPPEWSNILILAGYFILFMLISIYTRRKQEAI
- a CDS encoding ABC transporter ATP-binding protein, which codes for MNPIIELRNTSKTFNHRIAVNDVSFQIEPGSVTAILGPNGAGKTTTLSMMLGLLEPSQGTVKLFGRSPKERSVRERIGVMLQHVSIMDRLKVREILELTRNYYPNPMDMEFLIHLTGLTPSDLNRYTEKLSGGQKRSLGFAMALAGDPEVLFFDEPTVGLDTMARRRFWETVHKLAKQGKTILFTTHYLQEADDTANRIILFNQGSIVADGSPGEIKSRIIHSSLSFLSDEDGPELRAKLSLLPPVTNCYNRDGRIYVSTDNTDAALAAIFAAGLPVRDIKIHSGSLDEVFEQLTMTQEETAI